One Heptranchias perlo isolate sHepPer1 unplaced genomic scaffold, sHepPer1.hap1 HAP1_SCAFFOLD_70, whole genome shotgun sequence genomic region harbors:
- the LOC137318350 gene encoding histone H1-like, whose translation MTDTAAAETAPPAAAAPPKAPKKKKAVPRPKPTGPPLGEQILKIVGDCKDRKGISLAAIKKVLATKGLDVEKLRSQIKLSIKRNVEKGSLVQIKGTGASGSFRVAKKETQAKVVKKVKKQVTKKSPGKKPAAKKTAVKKSAAKKSTTKKAAKSPIKKKAAAKKSKTPKPVKAKAKKVEKPRAKPKPKSAKPKKAAGKKK comes from the coding sequence atgacagacactgcagccgccgaaacggcacctcctgccgccgccgctccacccaaggctcccaagaagaagaaggcggttcccagACCCAAGCccaccggtcccccgttgggagaacagatcctcaagattgtgggggattgcaaggatcgcaaggggatatccctggccgcgataaagaaggttctggctaccaaaggcctggatgtggagaagctccggtcccagatcaaattaagtatcaagagaaatgtggaaaaaggctccctggtgcagatcaagggcacgggcgcctcgggctccttcagagtcgctaagaaggaaacccaggcaaaagtggtgaagaaggtgaagaaacaagtaaCCAAAAAATCTCCtggaaagaaaccagcggccaaaaaaacagccgtcaAGAAATCAGCGGCGaagaaatcgaccacgaaaaaggcggcgaaatcaccaattaagaagaaagcggcggctaAGAAGTCCAAGACCCCCAAGCcagtgaaggcgaaggcgaagaaggtggaaaaaccgagggccaagcccaagccgaagtcagcaaagccgaagaaagcagcgggcaaaaagaagtaa